The Sinomicrobium kalidii genome contains a region encoding:
- a CDS encoding endonuclease/exonuclease/phosphatase family protein — protein MTKYLSLLFLSTYLLPAPVKAQKKYTVKTVAFYNTENLFDTISNSPADEERTPSGNYKWTSERYMDKIAKLSRVISEIGADVTGTAPDIVGLAEVENGMVLRDLIRNKALRNYDYGIVHVNSPDHRGIDVAMLYRKKTFTPIHFKNIPLKIEDEEGNRRYTRDQLLVTGILDGEPLHIIVNHWPSRYGGENKSKPNRMAAAQLNKKIIDSLLLSDPQAKIISMGDLNDDPSDPSLKKILKTKSGKTKLKTGELYNPMEALSREGFGTLAHRDRWHLFDQIFFTAELLKENKSSYRYWKTGIFNKRYLITASGPYRGYPLRSYSRGQYSGGYSDHFPVYIYLVKPTAP, from the coding sequence ATGACAAAATATTTATCTCTTCTTTTTCTCTCAACGTATCTTCTTCCCGCCCCTGTGAAGGCTCAAAAGAAATACACGGTTAAAACCGTGGCTTTCTACAATACGGAAAATCTTTTCGATACGATCAGCAATTCCCCCGCCGATGAGGAAAGAACACCCTCCGGAAATTATAAATGGACTTCCGAACGCTATATGGATAAGATAGCTAAACTGTCCCGGGTGATCTCGGAAATCGGCGCCGATGTTACAGGGACGGCTCCCGATATTGTAGGCCTGGCCGAAGTAGAGAACGGTATGGTCCTCCGGGATCTCATCCGTAATAAAGCACTGAGAAACTACGATTACGGTATTGTACATGTCAATTCTCCCGATCACAGGGGCATTGATGTTGCCATGTTGTACAGGAAAAAGACTTTTACGCCCATACACTTTAAAAATATTCCGTTGAAAATAGAGGATGAGGAGGGCAACAGGCGCTATACCAGGGACCAATTACTGGTTACGGGCATCCTGGACGGGGAACCGCTGCATATTATAGTGAACCACTGGCCTTCACGCTACGGCGGGGAGAACAAGAGCAAGCCGAACCGGATGGCCGCAGCACAGCTCAACAAAAAGATCATAGATTCCCTGTTATTGTCAGACCCGCAGGCCAAAATCATCAGTATGGGCGACCTTAATGATGATCCTTCAGACCCGAGCCTGAAAAAGATATTAAAAACAAAAAGCGGAAAGACAAAGCTGAAAACAGGCGAACTTTACAACCCCATGGAAGCGTTGTCCAGAGAAGGGTTCGGTACACTTGCACACAGGGACCGGTGGCATCTGTTCGACCAGATTTTCTTTACCGCCGAACTACTGAAAGAAAACAAGTCGTCATACCGTTACTGGAAAACCGGTATCTTTAACAAGCGTTACCTCATCACGGCTTCGGGTCCTTACAGGGGCTATCCCCTGAGAAGTTATTCCCGCGGGCAATATTCGGGGGGATACAGCGATCACTTTCCGGTTTACATATATCTCGTGAAGCCAACAGCACCGTAA
- a CDS encoding Ig-like domain-containing protein: MRAKAINTGLFLLLFLTLLNCARRGTPTGGEKDVTPPKMLYAEPDTSSTNFDADRIRIYFDEFIKLKDLQKQLIVSPPMKTTPQIMPQGNASKYIDIKISDTLKENTTYVFNFGQSIVDNNEENPYSFFKYVFSTGDYVDSLTVNGYVTDAIRKKPDDFVSVLLYRIDSTYTDSIVYKELPTYITNTLDSSSTFQVSNIKAGKYMLIGLKDNSGTNTYAPKTDKIAFISDFIEVPTDSVYRLNLFKDKSYYRTARPVLAARNRIIFGYEGNGDSINIDLLHPTPPPDYKYRIIEDKEKDTLHYWFTGIQADSLVFKITNPVVKVRDTFTVRIKELYNDTLTLSTPQKGGLSSGEPFSIGSNTPITGVTKERISVLDKDSLPVDFTPEIDQKKNLVRLNWEVLPNQKYQVTLLPDAIKDMFGEHNDTLSYALNTKSLADYGNLRVTLRNVESFPIIIQLTTEKGEVKHTVYAGEAQEYYDFNTLNPGKYLLRVIYDDNGNGKWDTGSYLDKIQPERVSHFPDVLDIKANWDMEQEFILRDPTPPAPETAPKDSIPNGEE, from the coding sequence ATGAGAGCAAAGGCTATAAATACAGGATTGTTCTTGTTACTTTTCCTGACGCTGTTGAATTGTGCCAGAAGAGGGACTCCCACGGGGGGTGAAAAGGATGTTACCCCTCCGAAAATGCTTTATGCAGAACCCGATACTTCCAGTACTAACTTTGATGCCGACAGGATCCGGATCTATTTTGACGAATTCATAAAACTCAAGGACCTTCAGAAACAACTCATCGTTTCCCCGCCCATGAAAACCACCCCCCAGATCATGCCCCAGGGGAATGCCAGCAAGTATATAGATATAAAGATCAGTGATACGCTGAAAGAGAATACCACCTATGTGTTTAACTTCGGACAGAGTATTGTGGACAACAACGAAGAAAATCCGTATTCTTTTTTCAAATATGTATTTTCTACCGGCGACTATGTAGATTCCCTGACCGTAAACGGCTATGTAACGGATGCCATCCGGAAAAAACCGGATGATTTTGTTTCCGTATTGCTCTACAGAATTGATTCTACCTATACCGATTCCATTGTTTATAAGGAACTCCCCACTTATATTACGAATACGCTGGACAGTTCCAGCACTTTTCAGGTATCCAACATCAAGGCAGGTAAGTACATGCTTATCGGGCTGAAAGACAATTCGGGAACAAATACTTATGCTCCAAAGACCGATAAAATAGCATTCATAAGTGATTTCATAGAAGTCCCCACCGATTCGGTTTACCGCCTCAACCTGTTTAAAGACAAATCGTATTACCGTACGGCGCGCCCGGTACTTGCAGCCAGGAACAGGATCATTTTCGGCTATGAAGGCAACGGGGACAGTATAAATATAGATTTGCTCCATCCCACACCTCCGCCGGATTACAAATACCGGATCATTGAAGACAAGGAAAAAGACACCCTGCATTACTGGTTTACCGGAATACAGGCAGATTCCCTGGTTTTCAAAATAACGAATCCGGTGGTCAAGGTCCGGGACACTTTTACGGTAAGGATCAAGGAACTTTACAATGATACGCTAACGCTTTCGACACCACAAAAAGGAGGCTTATCGTCCGGGGAGCCGTTCTCCATAGGCTCCAATACCCCCATAACCGGGGTAACCAAGGAAAGAATATCGGTACTGGACAAAGATTCCCTTCCTGTGGACTTTACCCCGGAAATCGACCAAAAGAAAAATCTGGTTCGTCTGAACTGGGAAGTCCTCCCCAATCAAAAATACCAGGTAACCCTGCTTCCCGATGCTATTAAAGACATGTTCGGAGAACACAACGACACCCTCAGCTATGCACTGAACACCAAAAGCCTGGCCGATTACGGCAATCTCAGGGTCACCCTCCGTAATGTGGAATCGTTCCCGATAATTATTCAACTGACTACCGAAAAAGGGGAAGTGAAGCATACGGTTTATGCTGGTGAAGCACAGGAATATTACGATTTTAACACCCTCAATCCGGGGAAATATCTCCTGCGGGTCATTTATGACGATAATGGTAACGGGAAATGGGATACCGGGAGTTACCTGGACAAGATCCAGCCGGAAAGGGTGAGCCATTTTCCGGATGTGCTTGACATCAAGGCCAATTGGGACATGGAACAGGAATTCATATTACGCGACCCCACACCTCCTGCTCCCGAAACTGCTCCGAAGGACAGTATTCCGAATGGTGAGGAATAG
- a CDS encoding DUF5689 domain-containing protein — MPIVLSVFLWGCVNSIYDAPETTCTEDGLKANATFSEIKQLYKGEVIRIKKDLVVEGYVISSDKAGNFYGTLHLQDRPEHPEDGFQIDVDVRDYHLFYPVGKKILIRLKGLYLGKSGGAIKAGGVFTYGGSAPSVGRLPASQVNEHIFVSCDPPEEIVPEVATPEALNDTMVNTLVRLNGMEVAPEHICQPYAIAEESGTDRILRNCEDQEIILQNSGYADFQSRILPEGNGTVTGVLGKSDDNYQLTIRDTSDLKLADERCGGLVYSCDSTGANVTVAYIRKMYKGRTLDVPGNMKIRATVISDRSYKNIDAFSAVVQDSTAGIICEFTSTHQLNIGDKVELSLLNTVLEEKNGLLYVGNISPENVISSESGPRPEPEKILLSGDLAAYENELVRIEGVQFEIPGLTYSGTRILTDCRETLKLFTREKAVFAGETVSSKQGNITGIVFKNDDEYRLRIRNPNDVRFTEAYEDCLGGTNLMITEYVEGSGYNKYMEVYNAADVDIDLSGYMLVRDYNGDGDFERYVMELSGHIASGEIAVYANPRAEIFQGEIRDTHGNAIGYNGDDQVVLMKNGIIIDHIGIPGENWGADKTLRRKTDIARPSSAYDENEWEIYPQDDVSGLGIR, encoded by the coding sequence ATGCCCATTGTTCTTTCCGTATTCCTGTGGGGATGCGTAAACAGTATCTATGATGCCCCGGAAACTACCTGTACGGAAGACGGGTTAAAGGCCAATGCCACTTTTTCCGAAATAAAACAGCTATATAAGGGGGAGGTCATCCGTATAAAAAAAGACCTTGTAGTGGAAGGTTATGTGATCTCCAGTGACAAGGCGGGTAATTTTTACGGAACACTGCATCTCCAGGATCGTCCGGAGCATCCCGAGGATGGATTCCAGATCGATGTGGATGTGAGGGACTATCACCTGTTTTATCCTGTAGGGAAGAAAATACTGATCCGGCTGAAAGGACTTTATCTGGGAAAATCAGGGGGAGCCATTAAGGCCGGCGGAGTGTTTACCTATGGCGGGAGTGCTCCTTCTGTGGGAAGGCTCCCGGCTTCACAGGTAAATGAGCATATTTTTGTATCCTGTGATCCGCCGGAGGAGATCGTCCCGGAAGTAGCTACCCCGGAAGCACTGAATGATACGATGGTAAATACACTGGTACGACTCAACGGGATGGAAGTTGCTCCGGAACATATCTGCCAGCCCTATGCCATAGCCGAAGAAAGCGGAACCGACAGGATATTGAGGAATTGTGAAGATCAGGAGATAATACTGCAAAATAGCGGTTATGCCGATTTTCAATCCCGAATATTGCCTGAAGGAAACGGGACCGTCACGGGTGTGCTGGGTAAATCTGATGACAACTACCAGCTGACTATCCGGGATACAAGTGATTTGAAACTGGCAGATGAGCGATGTGGAGGGCTTGTTTATTCGTGCGATTCGACGGGAGCAAATGTAACAGTGGCCTACATAAGAAAAATGTATAAGGGAAGAACCCTGGATGTTCCCGGAAATATGAAGATCAGGGCTACGGTAATATCCGACAGAAGTTATAAAAATATCGATGCTTTTTCTGCTGTGGTACAGGACAGTACAGCGGGAATTATTTGTGAGTTTACTTCGACACACCAACTGAACATTGGAGATAAAGTGGAGCTCTCCCTTTTAAATACGGTCCTTGAAGAGAAAAACGGTCTTCTGTACGTAGGGAATATTTCGCCTGAAAATGTGATATCCTCTGAATCAGGTCCCCGTCCGGAGCCGGAAAAAATATTACTTTCCGGAGACCTTGCCGCTTATGAAAATGAATTGGTCAGGATAGAGGGAGTACAATTTGAAATCCCCGGGTTGACTTATTCGGGCACTCGAATACTTACGGATTGCAGAGAAACATTAAAATTATTCACCCGGGAAAAAGCGGTCTTTGCCGGTGAAACGGTGAGCAGCAAACAGGGAAATATAACCGGTATCGTATTCAAAAATGATGATGAGTACCGGTTGCGGATAAGGAATCCGAACGATGTCCGTTTTACGGAAGCCTATGAAGACTGCCTTGGCGGAACCAACCTGATGATCACTGAATATGTGGAGGGGTCAGGCTATAACAAGTATATGGAGGTGTATAATGCTGCCGATGTTGATATTGATTTGTCCGGTTATATGCTGGTACGGGATTATAATGGTGACGGAGATTTCGAAAGGTATGTGATGGAACTGTCCGGGCACATCGCTTCCGGGGAAATAGCGGTGTATGCCAACCCGAGGGCAGAAATATTCCAGGGGGAGATCAGGGATACGCATGGTAACGCTATTGGCTATAACGGCGATGACCAGGTAGTATTAATGAAAAACGGGATCATCATTGACCATATCGGTATCCCCGGAGAGAACTGGGGAGCAGACAAGACCCTGCGGAGAAAAACTGATATCGCCAGGCCCAGTAGTGCTTATGATGAAAACGAATGGGAAATATATCCGCAGGACGATGTGAGCGGGTTGGGCATAAGATAG
- a CDS encoding ComF family protein, protein MALPVRILSDIYNLLFPETCPGCTACLSPNENTLCTACRHQLPVTDYHVTRGNPVEKIFYGRVKVEFAAAFLIFRKKGIVRQLIHHLKYKGRQEIGTFLGKWYGTCLRESLLEKVDMVVPVPLHPKKQRKRGYNQVSGFARCIADALQVACRDDILVKTTHTPTQTFKGRPARWKAHSSFDTQQNLQLPPCHILLVDDIVTTGATLEHCVRALQKHGNVKVSIATMAVTL, encoded by the coding sequence TTGGCACTGCCCGTTCGCATTCTCAGCGATATATACAATTTGCTGTTTCCCGAAACATGTCCGGGGTGTACCGCCTGTTTGTCTCCCAATGAAAACACCCTCTGTACTGCATGCAGGCACCAGCTTCCGGTAACGGATTATCATGTCACCCGCGGAAATCCGGTGGAAAAAATATTTTACGGAAGGGTGAAGGTTGAATTTGCCGCCGCATTTCTCATCTTCCGGAAAAAGGGGATTGTAAGGCAACTTATCCACCACCTGAAATATAAAGGGCGGCAGGAAATCGGCACGTTCCTTGGAAAGTGGTACGGTACCTGTCTCAGGGAAAGCCTCCTCGAAAAAGTTGATATGGTAGTTCCCGTTCCCCTGCACCCCAAAAAACAGCGAAAAAGAGGGTACAACCAGGTTTCCGGTTTTGCCCGGTGTATTGCCGATGCCCTGCAGGTGGCCTGCCGTGATGATATCCTTGTGAAAACAACCCATACCCCCACACAAACTTTCAAGGGGCGACCTGCCCGGTGGAAAGCGCACAGCAGCTTCGACACACAGCAAAACCTGCAACTACCTCCCTGTCATATCCTGCTGGTAGATGATATAGTGACTACAGGGGCTACACTGGAACACTGTGTCCGGGCACTTCAAAAACACGGAAATGTTAAAGTAAGTATTGCTACCATGGCCGTCACGCTGTAA
- a CDS encoding amidohydrolase produces the protein MNPNIKTALIQTPLIWEDPGANRQALRKKIDSLDKNTDLVVLPEMFTSGFTMKPERVAETMAGETLSWIKETAVKNNVAITGSVVIAEDGKYYNRLLFTHPDGKVEHYDKKHTFTLAGENKVYHTGKERLVVEYKGWKLCPLICYDLRFPVWARNTDAYDVLLFVANWPLPRISSWDILLRARAVENLCYCIGVNRIGRDHNGNEYPGHSAVYGVLGEQLAFSEKEEIIYTTLERDKITHYRNKLQFLEDRDEFILK, from the coding sequence ATGAACCCGAATATAAAAACAGCACTCATACAAACCCCGCTTATCTGGGAAGACCCCGGAGCAAACCGACAGGCATTGCGGAAAAAAATAGACAGCCTGGACAAAAATACCGATCTGGTTGTTCTCCCCGAAATGTTTACCTCCGGGTTTACCATGAAACCCGAACGGGTGGCCGAAACCATGGCGGGAGAAACCCTGAGCTGGATTAAGGAAACAGCCGTGAAAAATAATGTAGCCATTACAGGAAGTGTGGTAATTGCAGAGGACGGGAAATATTATAACCGTTTGCTGTTTACACATCCCGACGGGAAAGTAGAACACTATGATAAAAAACATACGTTTACCCTGGCCGGCGAAAACAAGGTGTATCATACCGGGAAAGAACGCCTTGTGGTGGAATACAAGGGCTGGAAACTCTGCCCCCTGATATGTTATGACCTGCGCTTTCCCGTTTGGGCCAGAAATACCGATGCCTATGATGTGTTACTGTTTGTAGCCAACTGGCCGTTGCCGAGAATAAGCTCCTGGGACATCCTTTTACGGGCAAGGGCCGTGGAAAACCTGTGTTATTGCATAGGCGTAAACCGCATAGGCCGGGATCACAACGGGAATGAATATCCGGGGCACTCCGCTGTTTACGGAGTGTTGGGAGAGCAGCTTGCATTTTCGGAAAAAGAAGAAATCATTTATACTACGCTGGAGCGGGACAAAATCACCCATTACCGGAATAAACTTCAGTTCCTGGAAGACAGGGATGAATTTATACTGAAATAA
- a CDS encoding antitoxin Xre/MbcA/ParS toxin-binding domain-containing protein: MVTEEKLFKNIPSEIGAAWMVMYLSEQQFSPLHIKILKSKINVSDEVLSKILNIAPKTFMNYRKDVSNVRMDVKEHVVMLLSLAKHGVEVFGSSADFNSWLEMPNVFLAHKKPLDFLNTINGIRLIGDRLTALEYGDNV; this comes from the coding sequence GTGGTCACTGAAGAAAAACTGTTTAAAAATATTCCGAGTGAAATAGGAGCTGCCTGGATGGTCATGTACTTATCTGAACAGCAATTTTCTCCCCTGCATATTAAAATACTGAAATCAAAAATTAATGTGAGTGATGAGGTGTTGTCCAAAATACTCAATATTGCTCCCAAAACCTTTATGAACTACAGAAAAGATGTATCTAATGTAAGAATGGATGTAAAGGAACATGTGGTGATGCTTTTGTCTTTGGCCAAACATGGTGTTGAGGTTTTCGGGAGTTCCGCAGACTTTAACAGCTGGCTTGAAATGCCGAATGTGTTTTTGGCGCATAAAAAACCCCTTGATTTTTTAAACACAATAAATGGTATAAGGCTTATAGGAGATCGGCTCACTGCACTGGAATACGGAGATAATGTATAA
- a CDS encoding RES family NAD+ phosphorylase: MEVFRISSEKYAFSLQASGAANRWNKENEYVIYTAESRALATLELVAHRNTLMKGLRYKLMTITLPDDAKYYREIDELKFPGRWKSIACYSHLQKMGSNWYAEQKSLVLKVPSVLVRKEYNYIINTRHPDFNEVFFENVANYHWDERLL, from the coding sequence ATGGAAGTCTTCAGAATTTCATCAGAAAAGTATGCTTTTTCCCTGCAGGCTTCCGGTGCGGCCAACAGATGGAACAAAGAGAACGAGTATGTTATTTATACGGCCGAGAGCAGGGCTTTGGCCACTTTGGAGTTGGTTGCCCATAGAAATACCTTAATGAAAGGATTGAGGTATAAACTGATGACCATTACACTTCCGGACGATGCGAAGTACTACCGGGAGATAGATGAACTCAAATTTCCGGGAAGATGGAAAAGCATAGCCTGTTATTCACATCTTCAAAAAATGGGAAGTAACTGGTATGCAGAACAGAAATCACTGGTTTTAAAAGTTCCTTCGGTTTTGGTAAGAAAAGAATATAATTATATAATTAATACAAGGCATCCGGATTTTAATGAAGTATTTTTTGAAAATGTAGCGAACTATCATTGGGATGAAAGGTTACTATAG
- a CDS encoding TonB-dependent receptor encodes MKQRLLLFFLIPYIQYGVAQTLPRVTGKVVDFRTRAPLKGVNIRIEGTAIRQRSGTDGKFALSGLPPGNVYLHIDADGYLSRTFPLIVKDSTALEVGVIALEQDIARDLSENIVTLTENDLADDESGADVASGILQATKDVYLRRAAFDFSQAFFKVRGYDSREGVLMINGIPVNKMFNGRPQWNNWGGLNDITRNQELSFGLAASPYHFGGVLGSTNISMRASEYRPGLRVSASASNRFYNGRLMTTYNSGLRENGLAFSVSASRRWAKEAYMNGTLYDAWSVFGAVEYKFNDKNGIQLMGMFTPNRRGSSAAITEEVFDLAGRTYNPYWGEQDGKLRNSKERRIEEPMAVLSYFYEGSKFRFSAGAAWQSGKYSRSRLGYYNAPNPNPVYYRYLPGFYINSPSGANFENAGLAREGFRKNPQIDWNNLYRANTNPEREGKSAYVLYDDTARDTRLIFNATANIRLGNTVTVDAGGFYRTLVSDNYAKIRDLLGGDYHEDTDPFTDTRNDRNSEPEKHKGDKFNYDYTIDADQAKGFIQIKAERKKWEAFLAGHFGFTAYQREGHFLNERFQENSTGKSTALRFSDYGVKGGMRYRLTGRHIIYVNGGYISRPPTLQNSFVNPRENNETVKDITSETVLTGEASYLLRLPDLKVKLSGYYTQFRDVTDVNFFYVDAGMGSDFVQETVTGIKKLHMGGELGMSYQASPQVKLTAVAAYGKFTYADNADVAINFDTAGREEDLINPDGFLDLGEASIKDYRLATGPQQAYSVGVEYRDPDYWWVGVTANRLAENYVDISTITRTDSFYIDPETGETFPGATEEAVATLLEQQKLDDFYLLNLTGGKSWLTDGTYIGVFLSVNNVFDQVYRTGGYEQSRNGNFGQLSSDMIGGTPSFGPKYWYGFGRTYFLNIAVSF; translated from the coding sequence ATGAAACAAAGACTACTCCTGTTTTTTCTTATACCCTATATACAATACGGCGTTGCCCAAACCCTCCCTCGGGTGACAGGCAAGGTTGTGGATTTTAGAACCCGGGCCCCGCTGAAGGGCGTCAATATCCGGATTGAAGGGACCGCAATAAGGCAGCGTAGCGGAACCGACGGTAAATTCGCCCTCAGCGGGCTACCCCCGGGAAATGTGTATTTGCATATAGATGCTGACGGATACCTGTCCAGGACCTTTCCATTGATCGTAAAGGACAGCACGGCTCTGGAGGTAGGCGTTATTGCCCTTGAGCAGGATATTGCCCGGGACCTTTCGGAGAATATCGTGACCCTGACAGAGAATGATCTTGCCGATGACGAAAGCGGAGCAGATGTTGCTTCCGGAATATTACAGGCTACAAAAGACGTTTATCTGCGAAGAGCGGCTTTCGATTTTAGCCAGGCCTTTTTTAAGGTCCGGGGCTATGATTCAAGGGAAGGTGTGCTGATGATCAATGGTATTCCTGTGAACAAAATGTTTAACGGCAGGCCGCAGTGGAACAACTGGGGCGGGCTGAACGATATAACGCGAAACCAGGAACTGTCTTTCGGGCTGGCCGCCTCTCCCTACCACTTTGGCGGAGTGCTGGGAAGTACGAACATCAGTATGCGGGCTTCGGAATACAGGCCCGGACTCCGGGTATCGGCTTCTGCCTCTAACAGGTTTTACAACGGCAGATTGATGACTACATATAATTCCGGATTAAGGGAAAACGGACTGGCCTTCAGCGTTTCCGCTTCCAGACGATGGGCAAAGGAAGCTTATATGAACGGAACCCTTTACGATGCCTGGTCTGTTTTCGGAGCGGTGGAATATAAGTTTAACGATAAAAACGGTATACAGCTTATGGGAATGTTCACCCCGAACCGCCGGGGGAGTTCAGCAGCAATAACAGAAGAGGTGTTTGACCTTGCGGGGCGAACGTATAATCCCTATTGGGGAGAACAGGACGGAAAGCTCAGGAATTCGAAGGAACGGCGTATAGAAGAGCCCATGGCCGTGTTGTCTTATTTTTATGAAGGAAGCAAATTTCGTTTTTCTGCGGGGGCGGCTTGGCAGTCGGGGAAATACAGCAGGAGCAGGCTGGGATATTACAATGCCCCGAACCCGAACCCGGTATATTACCGCTATTTGCCGGGTTTTTATATCAACAGTCCTTCCGGGGCCAATTTTGAGAATGCCGGTCTGGCGCGGGAAGGTTTCAGGAAAAATCCGCAAATAGACTGGAATAATCTCTATCGTGCCAACACGAATCCGGAACGGGAAGGAAAAAGTGCCTATGTTCTTTATGACGATACCGCCCGGGATACGCGGCTTATATTCAATGCCACGGCCAACATACGCCTCGGAAATACGGTTACCGTTGATGCAGGAGGTTTTTACCGGACACTTGTTTCGGACAACTATGCGAAAATCAGGGACCTCCTGGGCGGGGATTATCACGAAGATACAGACCCGTTTACCGATACAAGGAACGACCGGAACAGCGAACCTGAAAAGCACAAAGGGGATAAGTTCAATTACGATTACACCATAGATGCCGACCAGGCAAAGGGTTTTATACAGATAAAAGCCGAACGTAAAAAATGGGAGGCCTTTCTTGCGGGGCATTTCGGGTTCACTGCTTATCAGCGGGAAGGCCATTTTCTGAATGAGCGTTTTCAGGAGAATTCAACGGGAAAGAGTACGGCGCTCAGGTTTTCCGATTACGGTGTAAAAGGGGGGATGAGATATCGCCTTACAGGGAGGCATATTATTTACGTAAACGGCGGGTATATTTCAAGGCCCCCTACATTACAAAATTCCTTCGTAAACCCGCGGGAGAATAACGAAACCGTTAAGGATATCACATCGGAAACGGTCCTTACGGGGGAAGCCTCCTATCTTTTGCGGTTGCCTGACCTGAAAGTAAAACTTAGCGGATATTACACACAGTTCAGGGATGTTACCGATGTGAATTTTTTCTATGTGGATGCCGGGATGGGAAGTGATTTTGTCCAGGAAACGGTGACGGGAATTAAAAAATTACACATGGGCGGGGAACTGGGAATGTCTTACCAGGCTTCCCCGCAGGTAAAACTGACCGCCGTGGCGGCCTATGGAAAGTTCACCTATGCAGACAATGCCGATGTGGCGATCAACTTTGATACGGCCGGAAGAGAAGAAGACCTTATAAACCCTGATGGTTTTCTGGATCTGGGAGAAGCTTCGATAAAAGATTACAGACTGGCTACCGGTCCGCAACAGGCCTATTCCGTAGGAGTAGAATACAGGGACCCCGACTATTGGTGGGTAGGGGTTACGGCCAATCGCCTCGCGGAAAATTACGTGGATATCTCTACCATTACACGGACAGACAGTTTTTATATTGACCCCGAAACGGGAGAAACTTTTCCCGGGGCGACGGAAGAAGCCGTAGCCACTTTACTGGAACAGCAAAAACTGGACGACTTTTACTTGCTAAACCTTACCGGAGGTAAATCATGGCTTACAGACGGCACATATATCGGTGTCTTTCTCAGCGTGAACAATGTCTTCGACCAGGTGTACAGAACAGGAGGTTATGAACAAAGCCGTAACGGTAATTTCGGACAACTGTCTTCCGATATGATCGGTGGTACACCTTCCTTCGGGCCTAAATACTGGTATGGCTTCGGACGGACCTATTTTTTAAACATTGCTGTCAGTTTTTAA